The following are encoded in a window of Haloarcula halophila genomic DNA:
- a CDS encoding HAD-IIA family hydrolase, producing the protein MALRGVVLDLDGTVYHGDNVLPGVDDFVETVRGRDCSLCFFSNNPIHDGDDYVQRLQGLGVDARPGEACSSGVVTSEYLHAEHAGDEVFVIGSDAVREQVRDTAAILTDEPAPADVLLASWTDAFHYRDLATALRVVGNDTTFLGTDPDRTFPDENGEPVPGSGAIIRAVAGVLDRDPDRILGKPSEVAVRAALERLGCTASECLVVGDRLDTDIRMGERSGMTTALVTTGVSDREAVEHSDVQPDYVVDSLAAVVPIVEELTAN; encoded by the coding sequence ATGGCACTCCGGGGCGTCGTACTCGATCTCGATGGGACGGTGTATCACGGCGACAACGTGTTGCCTGGCGTGGACGACTTCGTAGAGACTGTCCGTGGGCGTGACTGCTCGCTCTGTTTCTTCTCGAACAACCCGATCCACGACGGGGACGACTACGTCCAGCGGCTCCAGGGGCTTGGCGTCGACGCACGGCCAGGTGAGGCCTGCTCGTCGGGCGTCGTCACGAGCGAATATCTCCACGCGGAACACGCCGGCGACGAGGTGTTCGTCATCGGGAGCGACGCGGTCCGCGAACAGGTCCGTGACACTGCCGCCATCCTGACTGACGAGCCAGCGCCCGCGGACGTGTTGCTCGCGTCCTGGACCGACGCCTTCCACTACCGGGATCTGGCGACCGCACTTCGGGTCGTCGGGAACGACACGACGTTCCTGGGGACCGACCCCGACCGGACGTTCCCCGACGAGAACGGCGAACCGGTCCCCGGATCGGGCGCGATCATCCGCGCCGTCGCGGGCGTCCTCGATCGGGACCCCGACCGCATCCTCGGGAAACCCTCGGAGGTGGCAGTCAGGGCGGCACTGGAGCGACTCGGCTGCACGGCCTCGGAATGTCTCGTCGTCGGCGACCGCCTCGACACGGACATTCGAATGGGCGAACGAAGCGGGATGACCACCGCGCTCGTGACCACCGGGGTGTCCGACCGGGAAGCAGTCGAACACAGCGACGTCCAACCCGATTACGTCGTCGACTCGTTGGCAGCGGTCGTCCCGATCGTCGAAGAACTGACCGCGAACTGA
- a CDS encoding DJ-1/PfpI family protein — translation MGKNILMIVGDFGEDYEIMVPFQTLQTVGHEVDAVCPEKEAGDTIKTAIHDFRGDQTYLEERGHNFELNATMAEIDPETYDALVVPGGRAPEYLRTYDSVIETVQHFFEADKPVAALCHGPQILAAAGVLDGYEMTAYPAVRAECEAAGCSWVDEVTTDGNLVTGQAWPDHPEWVAQFMDLLGDEVSHGDAAIAADD, via the coding sequence ATGGGCAAGAACATCCTGATGATCGTCGGCGACTTCGGCGAGGACTACGAGATCATGGTGCCGTTCCAGACACTCCAGACAGTCGGCCACGAGGTGGACGCGGTCTGTCCGGAGAAAGAAGCCGGCGACACGATCAAGACGGCGATCCACGACTTCCGGGGCGACCAGACGTATCTGGAAGAGCGGGGCCACAACTTCGAACTGAACGCTACGATGGCCGAGATCGACCCCGAAACGTACGATGCCCTGGTCGTCCCTGGCGGGCGCGCTCCGGAGTATCTCCGGACCTACGACTCGGTCATCGAGACCGTCCAGCACTTTTTCGAGGCCGACAAACCCGTCGCGGCGCTGTGTCACGGCCCACAGATTCTCGCTGCCGCGGGCGTCCTGGACGGCTACGAGATGACCGCCTATCCCGCCGTTCGTGCGGAGTGTGAGGCTGCGGGCTGTTCGTGGGTCGACGAGGTAACGACCGACGGAAACCTCGTCACCGGCCAGGCCTGGCCCGACCACCCGGAGTGGGTCGCGCAGTTCATGGACCTGCTGGGTGACGAAGTGAGCCACGGCGACGCGGCCATCGCGGCCGACGACTGA